Part of the Sebastes umbrosus isolate fSebUmb1 chromosome 3, fSebUmb1.pri, whole genome shotgun sequence genome is shown below.
gcattatgagaataaagtcataatattacgagaaaaaaatcgtaatattacgagaataaagtcataactttactagaaaaaaataacgcgtaaaattactatttttataatattatgactttattctcataatactacaactttttttctcataaacttctgactttagtctcataatattacgactttttttcttgtaaacttctgacttcattttcataatattatgacttttttttctcataaacctattacttaattcttgtaatattatgactttattctcaaaatttcagattttttttttttttcctcaatgtggccctaatactccgtcgtaccatagacctacaacaatgataaatcaaaatgaaaatgtaaacaaaaaacagttattaatttccttgtttataaatccacagggagccactggagaggggctaaagagctgcaggttgctgacccctgacctatcctaaccaaaccttaacaatctcgcgagagttccCCCAGTTTGCTGGCTCCCTTCTTGCCACCACAGTGGAGGTTTGTTTACACTTGTTGCAATGGCGACCATCACTGAACTGAAGTGTGGTAAGCACTCACTAACATTTATGATTTTATCTACTTATTTCATTGTTAAATCTATCTGGAATAGACAAACAAAAGATAATTTTACTGCACATTTTAGTCAAATTACTGGTAACACTGGTTAGCAGTAGCTAAATGAACGTTTAGCTTAACAACATGGTTTGTATGGATCTCCATTCAAAAAACAAGTAATTATGAGAGCTATTGGGAATCTAGTTGTCAGCAACCTCACACCTTACAGTGACCCAGGGTTGTATCTACTGCTAGAACCTACACTTCAATTCGGCCTATATAAATACAACCTATGTGGCACATAACTTTAGGTTTTCAtggttttcacacacacactgctggccAACACCAggcagctaacgttagcaatGTTAGCTACATTAGCTCAGCTCAGTTGCGTTTTGCCGAAGATGTTTGTGGGAATAAAATGGTAAAGTAACATTACATTTATGAAATCAAGACAGTTTGGATAACCACAGGTAAGCCGATTTGAAGAGTGGATCTTAATGATTCTGTTACGATATTGAGTCACATTTGAAGATGTGTGTATCTTTGTCAATAAGTAAGGAAACATTAAATTTGTCAATTAATGAGTGGAGTACGGCACATATTATAAAAGACCTAATTGATCTAAATACACTAACTTACCACAACGCAACACAAGTTCACAGTCATTTGGTGGGAGTGTCAATTAATACACTTTAATATCTGTCTGTTTTTTAATGACTATGTTAGCCGTGAGGGACACCCTGGAGACCCGTGGTGTGCTGGGCCAGCTGAAGGCTCGGATCCGGGCGGAGGTCTTCAGCGCCCTGGATGACCAGCGGGAACCTCGTCCTCCGCTGTCCCACGAAAACCTGCTCATCAACGAGCTCATCCGGGAGTACCTCCAGTTCAACAAGTACAAACACACTGCGTCCGTCCTGACAGCAGGTGGGTGAAAACATAACAGTCCTACCACAACTCGTGTTTTCATTAATGGTTCCTGATGCACCACATGTATAACTGCCTACTTGTAGTGTCACGTAAATGACTGTGGCACGTTTTACCTGGGTATCACTCACTTGGTACTAGTCCATGAGCCAGACCACCAAagtaaagcttagactataatctatccatcagtcacattgtcatgacactgaggtcaagataatttgacctttgacctctaatgctgcaatggagatacaaactgcacaaagttacgtTTATTCTCATAagaaatattgttattattgttagtcACGTGTGTTggaaaaatacatacatgcagCACATTCCTAAGGTCCTGACAGgtgtaatatatcattttaaagctccttttgtgctctttatgttggaactatccatgggcacatcagatcaatatgaagttagttataagggcatCTGGAGTGGCATTCAGAATCTTCGCaattgcagcattagaggtcaaaggtgaaaTTCTCctgacctcagtgtcatgacaatgtgactgaAGGATAGGctatagtctaagctttacaacgATATATGACTtaatgatattgtgtgttggttaccctcttttatgctggatctatgtgtaaaatggcagaaaaaagatggaaaaatttgaatgatggagggatgaaaaaaggagtgatagcacatagaaaagctaccattgctgcaatactatcatgcattttccaacactagggacat
Proteins encoded:
- the cep20 gene encoding lisH domain-containing protein FOPNL, coding for MATITELKCAVRDTLETRGVLGQLKARIRAEVFSALDDQREPRPPLSHENLLINELIREYLQFNKYKHTASVLTAESGQPEVPLDRQFLANEMKVTEDTSSKSVPLLYGLVSHFVNSSDSAGKVFLRGASLPAGTAASNTGPGPNA